The genomic region CTGGCGCGTGGCAAGCTCGTGCTCGATGCCGGTTGCGGCGACGGCTACGGCAGTCACCTGTTGGCCGAGACCGCCGCACGGGTCGTGGGCGTCGATCGCTCGGCCGACACGGTAGCGGTGGCGGCGCGGCGCTACCAGACGTCCAACCTGACGTATCGCGTGTGCGAACTGACACGGCTGGCGGATTTGGGTGAGCGCTTCGAGCTGGTCATCAACTTCCAGGTGATCGAGCACTTGGTCGATCCGCGGCCGTTCCTGCGCCAGGTGCAGGCGGTCTTGCGCCCGGGCGGCCGGCTGATCGTCACCACGCCGAACCGGGTCAATTCCCTCGTCGAGAACCCGTACCACGTCCACGAGTACGAGGCCGGCGAGTTGGCGGCGCTGCTGCGGGAGGTTTTCGCCCGAGTCGAATTGCGCGGCGTCTGCGGCAACGAGCGGGTAATGGCTTTCGAGCGCGCGCGTGGCGTGCAAGCCAATCGCATTCTCAGGCTCGATCCCTTGGGCGTGCGCAACCTGCTGCCGCGCCAATTGATCGAGTGGGCCTATCCCAAGCTGGCGCGCCTGGTGCGCAAGAACATCGCCCGCGACAGCCGAGGGTCGGCTGAGGTCACCGCCGCCGACTTCTGCATCGGCAACGACGCCGCCGGCTCGGTGGATTTGCTGGCGATCTGCGGCGAGTAAGTCGTGAAACGTGGACGGGCGCGCAGTTGGCGCGCACGGTCGAACATCTGGTCAAGCAGATGCACCTGCTGACCAACCAGGTGGGCCGCCTGAAGGGATCGGACTTGGAGCGCCGCTACCGCGAACGCGCGCCCGCGTATTTCGCGCCGCTGCTGCGGCGCATCCACGCGCTGTCGAGCGAAGAGATCGCCGCGCTCCTGGACGATGCGGAAGAGCGGGGCCTGATCGCCGAAAAGGAAAGCGAAGAGCTGCTGGCCGCCGATGTCGTCGTGCGCGGGGTGTCGCGCCGCGACGGCGCCGTGGCGTACCTGGCGGTCGAGGTCTCGGGCGGTATCGGGGTGGACGCGGTATCGGGGTGGACGATGTAGCGCGGGCGGTGCGCCGTGCGGAGCTGCTTCAGAAGCTCACAGGCGAGCCGGCGGTGGCGGTGGTAGCCGGCGGGTGCCGGTGCACCCCGAAGGCCGGCGCGCCCGCACCTCAGACGGCATCGCTCTGCTACCGGTCGCCGATCTTCTCGCCACGGTCGCGGATGGAACACTGTGGTCGTGAATGGTGAGTTGGTGATGGGTGAGAGGTGAGGGGTTAGAGGTGAGAAGCGAAGAGTGGGAAGTGGGCGTGCGGCCCGACCCGAGTAAGGGAACGTCAGGCCAACAAGGGAAATTCGTGCCGCCAAGTTTGCGCTAAGGGAGAGTCACTTGTATGGTCACAAACATGGATGAAACTACCGGCAACGGGCTTCGGCAAACTGGCACCGGTACCGAGGTGCCACGGTTGCCGGCTGTTTCGAATGTCGCGTATCGCGGTTCGGCTCAGGCCGGGCTACGCGGGACTATCGGCGCGCGCTAGCGGCTGATTATGCAGACTTTCCAGCACCTCCTAGGACACGCTGGATTGTACGCTGATCTCATCTCAGGGTGAGGCAACATTTTAGAACAGGTCGCGCAAGGTGACAAATATGCATACTCCCAGGCAGCTGTATACGGGGATCGCGTTTTCGGCGGCAGCAGTACTCATTCTCGAGATCGGCCTGACGCGCATCTTCTCCTATACCATTTGGTATCATTTCGCGTATCTCACCATCAGCGTAGCCCTGCTCGGATTCGGCGCGAGTGGGTCATTTCTGACGGTGTTTCGAGGCGCGAATACGCGCCGCGATTTCCTAACGTGGGCTGCAGTGGGTGGGCAGGTGGGCGTGGTACTTGCGCTGGCAGTCGTCAGTGCAGTGCCGCTTGATCCACTCAAGGTGGTCGCCGACAAGAGCGCGCTTGGTAGGCTGCTGCTCTACTACGTAGTGGTCACGTTGCCCTTCTTTGCCGGCGGCCTCTGTGTCGCTGGCCCTCTGCAGGCCCGCCCCGAGCTCGTGAGCCGATTGTACTTCGCTGACTTGCTGGCAGCTGGTATCGCCTGCGGCTTGATTGTGCCGTCCATATGGTGGATCGGTACGCCCATCACCACCGGGATGGCGACCGTAGCGTTCGGTGTTGCCGCATGGGCGTATGCGGCACCCCAGGTTCGCTTGCGTCAGGGCGTCATTGCCGCGGTCCTCGGGCTAGCAGGGGTGTTGCTGTGCGCCCAAGCCACCTTTACCCCAGCCCCAACGAAGTTCGTGTCGCGATTTCTGGCTGCGGCGGGTGCCCAGCTTGGGTTTAGTCGCTGGACGCCGATCAACCGCGTCGATGTCGTGACCTTCGATCCTCCGCCCCGCACTGGCAGTTACGTCAATTGGGGGATCAGCCCGAATTACAAGGGTCAGGGCCCCGGCTACTTCATGGTGGGCAACGACGGCGACTCGTGTGCGGTCATGTACAACTGGGACGGCAAACCGGAGACCATAGAGTTCCTGCGTCACCACGTTCTGCGCGTGCCGTATCTACTGCTGTCGGAACCGAGCGTAGTCGCGATTGGCCTAGGAGGCGGAGCCGACGTTCTGAACGGCTTGTTGAACGGCGCGCGCTCGATTGTCGGTGTCGAGATCAACCCCGCCACCGTTTATGCCGGGAAAACTCTCTTTCGAGAGTTTAACGGGAACATTCTGAATCATCCGAAGGTTGATGCGGTTGCGAGCGAGGGACGCAGCTTTCTGCGGACACGCAATGCGCACTATGATCTCATTGAGATCAACAGCGTCGATACGCTTTCCGCTCTCTCGACCGGCGCCTACGTCTTGTCCGAAAGCTACCTCTACACGGCCGACGCCGTGAGTGACTATCTTTCGCACCTTAACCCGGGCGGCATCTTCGCAATGGCGGTTGGCGATTTGAACGACGAGCGCGAGCCCCCGCGACATACCTTGCGGTTGGCCTCCGTCGTAAGACGGGCGCTCGAGATGCGCAAGGTGCAAGAACCGGCGCGACATGTGCTCGTCGTTGGCACCGGAAATAACTTGCCCCTCACTCACACACTAGTGAAGAACGAGCCCTTTACCCAAGCCGAGGTCGCCGCCGTCGAAGCCTTTGTCAATCAGGAGGGCTTTGTCTTCTGGCATCGACCAGACCAGGTTCTGCCGACCCGGACCGCCGAGATCCTAACCTGGGACCAACCGCGCTTGTCGCAGTTCTATCGCGAGTACTACCTCAATCTGCAGCCCACGACCGATGAATCTCCATTCTTCTTCAACTTCTACAAGTGGTCGGCTCTCTTGCAGCGCTCAGGCCGCGCCGATGTTAGCTACGACCGAACGCTGGCGACTGGGCAAATTGTTATGGTGGTGATGCTGATTCAGTCCGTCGTATTCGGCGCCGGCCTAATCCTGCTACCTCTGCTCTTTGTGCGCACTGGCGGAACAGGCCTACTGGCACAACGCGCTGGCTATCTAGCGTACTTTGCCGCGTTGGGTATTGGGTTTATCTTGCTCGAAATCAGTTTCATCCAGCGTTTTGTGCTATTCCTAGGATATCCAACGTATGCGTTGACCGTAGTCCTGCTCTCCCTCTTGGTGTTTACGGGCCTCGGGAGTTATCTAACGGACAAGATTCACGACGGCTTCGGGCGCGTCCTCTTGTGGCGATTGTTGTGGCTGCTGGTTGTTGCCGGCGCCTTCCACTTAGGGCTGACTAGTTTGTTTAACCTGTTTCTCGGGGTGCCGCTGGCGGGGCGGGTTCTCTTGTCCATCGTTCTGCTGGCGCCGCTCGGATTGATATTGGGGGCGTTTTTCCCTCTCGGAATACGCGTCCTCGAGCTTCGAGCGTCGCCGCTCATCCCGTGGGCATGGGGCGTGAACGGCTGTGCAACGGTGGTGGGGACCATCGTGGCTGTGATGATGGGTATGACCTGGAGCTTTCGCGAGGTCACTTTGGCCGCGGTTGGAGCCTATGCCGTGGGGGTCCTTGCCCTCGCTAGCGTGGAGCGGCGAGCACAGCGGGAGCCTTGACAGCAGGGCGCATGGCACGCATTACGGCCTTGAGATCGGCGCGGGGCGTGCGCTCGGGAGGCCTGTTAACAGCGTCCGTCCGACCAACCTACCCAAGGAGGATGCGAGTAAGTCGTATGCCTAGGAAGGCACGTGCTAGTTGGGCGAGCCCTAGCGAGCCAGCTAGGGCCGCTACGAACTTCAGGAGGCTTGCCAGACCCCAAGGCATCGCGAAAGGGACTAGTTGGAAGATTAAACCCAGCGCTTCTACAAAGAAGAAGTGGTATAGGTAGATCGGGTACGTCAGCTGGCTCAGGGTGACCGCCCACGACGGAGCCCTGCCGGTGGGACGAATGAGGACGAAGCCTGCGATTACACTGTAGGTGATAATACTGAGCGACGCACCACGCCAGGCACAGGGGCGCGAGGGCGAGACTAGCGCCAGTGCCCAGGCAGTCAGTGCAGACACGCCTAATAGCGCCCAGCCGACATTGCGGTTGCACCAGAACTGTCGCGGCGCCGGCGCAGGCAGCCCTGGGGCAGCTCGGGGCCAGTACGCGGCAAGTGTCCATCCCGAGAGGAAGTACCCCCACCAGCGCAGTGGGCTGCGGAACCTCCAGTAGAAGGGCCGACCCGCTGGCGGCGTTAGGAGATCGGCAAAAGGGTCGTGGCCCGAGAGGGCGAGGTAGCCAGACAGCAGGAAGAAGCCGAGCGCCACTAACAGCGCAGCCCTGCCACACCGGGACAGCACCCAGCCGAGTACGAGTGCTCCACATAGGATGGGGACAAAGTAGTAGATGCCGAAGGCAGACCCGCACAGCAGTGCTTGAGCGGCGCCCCGGGCACACTCAGCAGTAGTTGTACTTGGGGGGGCTCGTTCTACAGCCGCTCGAAATGCTAAGGCCAGCATGCTGGCAACCAGTATACGGCGTAAAGAGTCGCCAAAGTCGGGAGCCTAGATCCGCACACGGTATTGGATGCGGTCTGTAGCTCACGAAACCAGACGCAAACAAGAAGGACGGGACAGCCGAGATCGTGAGGTTGCCGAAGAGCCCCAGTGGAACCGCCTGAGACGGCGAGAAGCTAAGGAAAGCGTGAATCCATACAACTGCGATAATGGCGCATGCCTTGAGAGTATCAATCCACGGAATACGGGTCGGGGAAGTCTGGTGAGGCATCGGACGTCAGGGAGACCAGTCAATGGCCACGCTGCCCCCGTCTAATACAGCGGTACGGAGGCGGTCAACCGGCAGGGCAGGCTATGGTGAGCATTATGACTGTGAATCCTCGCCGAACAAGGGGTGGCTACGTGGACACGCTCTGCAGGGTTTTGGTGGTTGCTGTGTTGGTGGGGTGCGTTACCTCGTCCAGCCAGGTGCTGGAGCTGACCGGGTCAGCTCATCTACCGGACCAGCCTTGATGGCGAAGTCGGACCTGTTTGGCACACGACAAGCGGATCAGACGCGCGCGCGTACTGGCGCCGTGTCGGTGAGGCCTGAAGGGTGAGGAGTAGGGGGTGAGGTGAGGCGGTGGGGGGCGGAGGATGGACGGGTGGCGCCACGGGCGAACACCTCGAGCACAGCAAGAAGAAGCGACCCTGGCGGAGTGATAGTCAGCCCATTCCGAGGCCCGAGCGGCCCTTCGGTGCCCGGCCATCAAGGATGTGGCGTGAGGCGGTGCTGGTGTTCGCGTCGTCTGTTGGCATCCCCTTGAGGGGCGGACCGATGGTCCGCCCGACCCCTCCGACCCCATTTGTCAATCTTGCAACCATGGTCCAACCTCTGTAGAAGACGCGTACATCCATGTCGATTTCCTGACGGGCATATGTTGCGCTTTGGCGTGGTTGAGCGGCTGGCTACCCCCTTGGCCTTGGCACGTGGCGACACTGCTCGGTTTGTGATGTGGAAGTCGATCCGCCGACCCCATCTCGGGGGTGGCGTAACCGCAACCGTTATCAAGGTTGCGTTCCAGGTGGTCGTGGTTTGGTGGGTTGCGGGGCGCTTCTTCGGCGGTTTCGCTGTGCCCCGCCTTGTGACTCCGCCCAAGATGCCGAGAGAACGCAACCTCGGGCGGCGACTGCGTGCTTTCGTTGACGTCGTTAAGTCATTAAGAACAGGTTCCCGGTGGGGCTGTGCGTATCGCGCCGGTAGGTGACTCCACGATGAGCTCCGTCGACGGTGCCGAAACGACTGTGATTCCGTACCTGCTGGGGAGTGAGCTGTGTCGGTGCTTGGGCCGATCGGATCTTGAAACAATCGACTGCAGTGAGGTCGGCCTTTACGCCGGTGGTGCCACCTTGTTCGTAACGAAACTGCTCGGGGCTGGGATTGACGTAATCGTGTGCGGCGTACCGCTTCGAGCACTTCCACGAGACCCCGAGAGCGAGTGGGTCAACCCGGATCAGCAGCGAGGTGGGTCTCGCAGATCTCATCCGTCTGTCGCGGGTTGGCACCATGAAACTGGGCTAGAGTGAAACGGGTAAGGAGGGTATGAAAATGAATCAGACAGGTACACCCAAAGCCGCCGAGCGGTTGCCGCGCCGCATCTTCCCAACGGTCTTCCTGCTGTCGGTCGCGGTATTGATGGTACAGATTGCCCTAAGCCGGATCTTCTCGTTCACGATCTGGTACCACTTCGCCTACATCTCGGTGAGCCTCGCGCTGCTGGGCTTCGGGGCGAGCGGCTCTATGCTGGCGGCGTTTCCATCGCTTGGCAGCGAGCCAATCGGGCGCACCATCGGGGCCTACTCGGCTCTCTGTGCGGTCACAACGGTGGTGATGTTGGTGGTGATCGGCACGGTCCCGCTGCATCCTTTCGAGGCGTTGTCGAAAGGCAGCGAGTTGGCGAAGTTCGTGCTGTACTTCTTGACCGTGTCGGTTCCGTTCTTCTTCGCGGGTCTCTCGATTACGATCGCGTTGCGGGCGGCGGGCCCCGAGGTCAATCGCCTCTACTTCTGGGACCTCATTGGCGCCGGCCTCGGCTGCGCGCTGGTGGTATGGGCCATCGACTGGCTGGAAACGCCGCGGGTCGTCATGCTGGTGGCATTGCTGTTTGCGCTGGCAGGCCTGATTGCCAGCAGTGGCGAGTCGTCCGCGGTTCGCAACTGGAATCTTGGAATCAGCGTGGTGGTACTGGTACTGATCGGCCCGCTCCCGGGCCGATTGCCCTTCACGCCGAGTAAAGACAAGAACATCTCCAACTGGCTGCAGACCGGCGTGACCCACTACACGAAGTGGAGCTCGATCTTCCGCACGGACTTAATGGGCGGTCGCGAGGCC from Deltaproteobacteria bacterium harbors:
- a CDS encoding class I SAM-dependent methyltransferase — encoded protein: MSQSAGIFTGERLVAGDPLFAVDFARHLVAYRYAQELARGKLVLDAGCGDGYGSHLLAETAARVVGVDRSADTVAVAARRYQTSNLTYRVCELTRLADLGERFELVINFQVIEHLVDPRPFLRQVQAVLRPGGRLIVTTPNRVNSLVENPYHVHEYEAGELAALLREVFARVELRGVCGNERVMAFERARGVQANRILRLDPLGVRNLLPRQLIEWAYPKLARLVRKNIARDSRGSAEVTAADFCIGNDAAGSVDLLAICGE